The DNA region CTGAACTACACCTTGGCGCACAATATCCATACCTACTGTACTACCGACTTTTAATTTATCTAAAATACTGCGTAATTCTTTAACACTATTGACACTATTGCCTGCCAAAGAAATAATTACATCATCTTTGCGCAACCCCGCTTGATATGCTGGGCCTTCGCTATCAACACGGGCCACTAAAATTCCTTGTTTAAGTGGAAATTCATAACCATATTTCGCCGCTAGATCACGGTCAATCAAGCCCACACCTAAATAAGCTCGCAGCACGCGTCCTTTTTCTACTAATGCCGCTAAAATTGGTTTAGCCGCATTAATCGGAATCGCAAAGCCAATGCCTTCTACACCCGACAAATTAATTTTCGCACTGTTAATTCCAATAACTTTGCCGTCAGCATTAGCTAATGCGCCCCCGGAATTCCCAGGATTAATCGCGGCATCAGTTTGTAATAGTCTAAATGTCCGCTCGCCAATATCCAAAGAACGATTTAAAGCACTAATGACTCCAACCGTCACACTACCTTTGAACTCTAAACCTAATGGATTACCAATTGCAATTGCTGGCTCACCCACTAACACACTATCTGAATCCCCAAATTCAGCTACAGGTAAATTTTCGGCACTAATTTTAACTACTGCCAAATCAGTTGCTGGATCTACCCCTAATACTTTACCTGCTACACTCCGTCCATCAGTTAAGCTAACCGCTATTTCTCTCGCGTTAGCTACCACATGATAATTAGTTACAATTAAACCAGAGGCATCAAAAATAACACCTGAACCAGTGCCTTGTTCTACCATTACTTGCCGATTAAAAATATCGCGCACTAAACCTTTGTTAGTAATTCCCACTACTGCTGGTCCTACTTTATGAGCCACTTGCACAATCGGTGTTTGCCTTGCGGCCGAAATATTTTCATTAGCCTTAGCCTTGCTAGCATCTAAATTAGCCACACCGGTACTTTTTGGCGCTACCGCAGGTTTATTCTCAGCAGCTGGTGCTTTAGTGCAACCAGCTACAATTAACATTATAATTACTAGCAACAATAAAATTTTCTTTTGCAATTTAATCCGCTCCTCGTCTTAATAATTCTGGTCTTAATATACTTGTAAATCAGGCATTTATAATTTATAAAATTTTAGTTGAACAACGCCGCTATTTGTTTTTATTGATAAATCTCTGTTTTTACTAATAGCTGTACTTAGCTACTTATACTGCAAGACGTTTGCGAACTTTACAATATCACAATTTTTTCTTGCGAGGCTACCTTTAAATCAATTTTGTGACGGTTATCTTGTTTTTTCAAAATTTCGGCAACAGTATTTAGCGCTAAACTCGGCAAGTTATTTTCTTGACTAAGATGTGCCAACAACACCCGCATTGGTTTATCTGCTACTAATTCATTTAACAGCCAACCTGCGTCAACATTAGACAGATGACCCCGATTACTTTTTATGCGTTGTTTAAGTACTTCTGGATAAAAACCGGTATTAAGCATTTCTAAATCATGATTAGACTCCAAAACTAGATAATCTGTATTACGTAATTTTTCTTTAATAAGATTACTCGGAAACCCAATATCCGTAACTACACTGCATTTTTTATTGCCCCAGTTAAAATTAAACCCCACCGGTTCAGCAGCATCATGGGGGATAGCAAAACTATCGACGACTACCTGCCCTAACAACATTGTTTCTGGTAAAACTTGACAAAAGTTGCGTCGCAATTCACCCCAACATTTCATGCCCCGCCAAGTATTGTTTTTAGCGAAAACATTAATATCATAATTTTTCATGAATACTCTCAAACCCGCAACATGATCTTGGTGTTCGTGGGTAATCACCACCCCAGTCAAATCCCCTATTGCACAACCGATCTCTGCTAATTTACTTTGCAATTTACGACAACTAATCCCCATATCTACTAAAATTTTTGTTTCGCCCGCTGTAACTAACAAACAATTACCTTTACTACCACTAGCTAGCGAATATATTTTAAAATTATCGATAATACCCATCACCTTCCACATTAAATAGCCAATATCCGCCTAAAATTATAGCAGATTTCGCAGCTTTGTGCACAAAATAAATAAAGACAGCTCTTAAAAAGTTGTCTTTTTAAAGATAGATAGCTAATGCATATATCAGCATATACATTAGCTATCTTTTAATCCCTGTTTATTTATTACATTTTGCACATTTACCAAAAAAATACACACGTTGTTCAGTAATAGTATATCCAGTCTGTTTTTCAATTTTTTTCAAAGCTTTTTGATCTACAGCTTCATAAACGTCATCTACTCGACCACAAACAGTACACTGCACATGATGATGTGAAGTAATATCTGCATCATATCTAAAACTGTCCTCGCCTGTATTTAAAACTCTAATCTTGCCTATTTTCTTTAAGATGTCAATCGTCTTATATACAGTAGCTAAACTCATCGTCGGATAAGTAGGCTGTAGTTTAACAAAGAGGGTTTCTGCTTTAGGGTGCTCTTTCGTAGCACATAAGGCTTCATATATTGCTAAACGTTGCGGAGTTACCTTGTAACCATTATTTCTTAATAGTTCTGTAATATTTTCTGTCATAGTTTTCACCTTTCCTTTATAGCAAAAATCCATAAAGAATTATTATCTATAATAATAATCTGCACAATAATTCTTGTCAAGTAATTTTCTCTATATGTTATAATTTATATATAAATATTTGAGGTGATAACATTGAAAGAAAAAAACACATTAATCCTAGCTAAAGAGCTAAGCTTAAGTGCTGAACAAGTAGCAGCTACCATAAAACTTTTAGATGAAGGTAATACCGTCCCTTTTATTGCGCGCTATCGCAAAGAAATGACGCATGAATTAGACGAAGAAAAAATTCGCACAATTCAAGAACGTATTAACTATTTACGCAATCTTGACAAGCGCCGCGAAGAAATTATCGCTAGTATTAGCCAACAAGAAAAGCTAACTCCAGAATTAGAATTAGCGATTACCAATACTTCAAAGCTACAAGAATTAGAAGATTTATACCTACCTTATAAACCTAAAAAACGGACCCGCGCCCAAATTGCCCGCGAAAAGGGGCTACAACCTTTGGCCGATTTGCTTTTGCAACAAAGCTTAAGTTATGATGAATTAGTTGCACAAACAGAAACATTTCTAGATGTTGAAGCCGGTTTAGAAACTATTGAAATAGCTTGGCAAACTGCCTGCGATATTATTGCCGAACAAATTAGCGAAACAGCTAGCTTGCGGGACTTTATTCGGCGCCAATTTTGGCGTGATTCTAAGTTAACTGCGGAATTAAACCCAGAGAGTGAATTCGCTAATGATTTTTTAAATTACCAAGACTTTAGTAAAGAAGTGCGGTTCTTGCCCTCGCACCAAATCCTAGCTCTAAATCGCGGGGAAAACAAGCAAGCCCTAAAATTAAAATTTATCCATGTTAATGACTTAATTTTAAATATTGTAAATAACAAAATTATTACCAATGCCGATTTCGCCCTAAAAGAACTTTTGTTGAACACTGTTTTAGATAGTTACAAACGCCTAATTGTCCCCGCACTAGAACGCGAATTGCGTAATGAACTCACAGACCGAGCTGAAAAACAAGCTATTTCTGTTTTTTCGCGCAATCTGCGCCAATTGCTCTTGCAAACTCCCTTACAAACTAAGGCGATGCTCGGTCTAGACCCTGGTTATCGCACTGGTTGTAAGGTTGCCGTAATTGACAATTCTGGTAAGGTTTTGGCTACTAGTACAGTTTATCTCACACATAGTTCCGAACAAAAGCAACGCGGTCAAGACTTACTTTTAAAATACATTCAAGAGTTTGATGTTTCCTTAATTGCTATTGGCAACGGTACGGCTTCATTTGAAACGCAAGAAGCAGTTGCTGAAATCATCGAACAACATAATTTAACGGTAAGCTATATTATCGCCAATGAAGCTGGAGCTTCCGTTTACTCTGCCTCTAAATTAGCCAAAGACGAATTACCAGATTTAGATGTATCCTTGCGCGGCGCCGTATCTATCGCGCGTCGCATTCAGGATCCCTTAGCTGAGTTGGTAAAAATCGAACCCAAAGCCATTGGCGTCGGTCAATATCAGCATGACGTTAATCAAAAAGAACTAGCGGAATCTTTAACTACGGTAGTTGAATCTTGTGTAAATCATGTCGGTGTAGAATTAAATACCGCTTCAGCCGAGCTACTCACCTACATTGCTGGTATTCAAAATAGTGTTGCCAAAAACATTGTTGCTTGGCGTAATGAAAATGGACGTTTTAAAAATCGTCGTCAATTACTTAAAGTACCGCGTTTAGGCAATAGTGCCTTTACACAGGCCGCGGGCTTTTTGCGAATTAAAGAAAGTGAACATCCCCTAGATAATACACCTATCCATCCAGAAAGTTATCCCTTAGCCGAAGCAATTATTCAGCAACTCGGGTTTAGTTTGAAAAAAAATCAAGTTCTACCAAGCGAGCTATCACAATTGGCTGCTACGGCAAATGCCGAGCAAATTGCGCAAAGTCTAGAGGCTGGTTTACCTACAGTCCGTGATATTTTAGCCGCTTTAGCTAAACCTGGTCGCGATCCCCGCGCTGATATGCCTGCTCCACTGACACGCAAAAACATCACTAAATTATCCGAGTTGCAAATCGGCAGTATTGTCACAGGCACAGTCCATAACGTTACTGATTTCGGAGTGTTCGTGGATATTGGCATCAAAATAAATGGCTTAATTCACAAATCAGAGCTAAGCTACAAACCTTTTAAACATCCTTTAGATATTGTTTCCGTGGGCGATATTATTGAATGCCTAATTCTAGGCATTGATGAGCCCCGCAAACGAATTAGCCTTAGTTTAAAGCAAGTAAAAGCACAAACATTACAATCAGTTTAGTAAGATTTGTAAAAAAATCGGTACTAAAACACTTAAAATAACCCCATTTACAAAAGCAACTACGCCTACTGCTGGATTGGTTAATTGAATAATTATCGGCAACAGTGAATCCATTGTCGCCGCACCGCTAGTAGGAATACACAATAATTTATTTCTAAAACAACGCACAATTAAGGGAATTACAAAAAAAGAAGCAAATTCCCGCATAAAATTACTTAAAAAAGCAATTGTCCCTAGTTCTACGCTATGTAGCTTAGTGACTACTATGGTCGCTAAGCTATACCAGCCTAAAGAACAAGTCACAATTAGCATATCGCGCACGGGCATGTGCAATAGCCTTGCTGCAACAATTGCCGCAACAACACTCCCAAAAACGCAGGCGGTGGGTACAATTAGCAAAACCACAAAATTTTTCTTTAACTTTAATAGCAAATCTTCTGTCTCACCAATAGCTACGCCTGCACAAAAAACCATAATTGTTAAACTAATCGTGGTAATAACTTCTATAACAGCGCGATGACTTTGATCTAAAGCCATCATCCCTAGTCCTAGTCCAAGTAGCAAAGAAAAAAATATTCCATATAGCATTATAAATTATCTCCTTGCTTAAAAATTTTTAAAGTTATTGCTAAAATTAGCACTCCAAAAAACATTGACAAGGCCGCAATAAGTAATGATTTTGCGCCTAAAATATCTAGCTTGCTAACTAATGAACTATCTGAACCAATAATCGCACCTAGAGAGATTAACATCGCAAATAAGGAATATTGCGCTAATTGCGATAAGAGGGCTACATTTTTTTCAGAGAGCCGTTTACTTAAGCCCAGTAAAATTCCCAAAAACATACTAATAAATACTATTTCCATAATTATTTTCAACCTTTTTCCTTACTTTACAGTAAATATTTTTCACCACTTACGGCATTATATGCTAAAATACTTGTTAATAATATTACGAATTTATTCTATAAAGGACGTGATCATGATGCCCGCAAACCTATTGTTTGCCTTAGATATTGGGACGCGCAACGTAGTCGGAATTGTCGCCGAAGTTGTTGGTAACAAAATCAATATCTTGGCAAGTGAACGCTTAGAACATCAAACGCGTGCGATGTTGGACGGTCAAATCCACGATATTCCTCAAGTAGTATTAGTTATTAAAGAAATAAAAGAAAAGTTAGAAGCAAAGCTAAATGCCTCCTTGACCAAAGCAACAGTGGCCGCGGCAGGGCGTGCCCTCTTAACTATTGAGTCTACCGCAGAGCTAGAAACCTATTCCACCAAACCTTTAACTTTAGAAATGGAACAATCTTTAGAAATTCTCGCTGTGCAAAATGCCCAACAACAACTTGCTAAAAACAATCTCAATAACTTGCAACAAAACTACTATTGTGTTGGTTACAATGTTAGTAATTATCTCCTTGATGATAACCAGTTAGCAACCCTAGTTGGGCAACGGGGCGCTTTAGCTAAAATAAATATCATTGCTACTTTTTTACCTAAGCAAGTAGTCGATTCTCTAGAAACGGCACTCTCTCAATCGGGTTTGCAATTAGGAGGTATAACACTAGAGCCGATAGCCGCAATTAATTTTTTAATTCCTCCGACCATGCGGCATCTTAATATTGCCCTGATTGATATTGGCGCCGGAACATCTGATATTGCTATCACTGCCCAAAATAGTGTTATTGGCTTTGGCATGGTTCCTTGTGCTGGTGACGAAATAACCGAAGCTTTGTCACAACATTATCTGTTAGATTTCAATGACGCTGAACTTATTAAGCGCGATATCAGCTCGGGTTGTGAAACTGTTGAAATTACCGATATCTTAGGTTACAGCACTGCCGTTACCTGTGAAGAAGTTGTGGGCAACATTACACCTACCATCAATGAATTAGCCGATAAACTCACCCAAGAAATTTTGCGTTTAAATAATAAAGTTCCCCAAGCAGTTATTTTAATTGGCGGTGGTGCTTTAACACCACATTTGCCAGATTATATTTCCGAAAAATTAGCCTTACCGAAAAATAAAATTGGTATCAGACAACCTTTAGCTGGCAATGTATTTACTGAAATTCCCACTGATTTAATGACGCCTGAAGCTATTACACCTTTAGGTATTTTAAAATTAGCCAATAGCAATTATTTAAATTTCATTAGTATTACGATAAATAACCAGTTATACCGTATTTTTAATCTAGGAACCTTAACAGTCGGCGACGCTTTATTAGCAATAGGCTTGGATGTTAAAACTATGAAGGGACGACCTGGGTTAGGTATCGCCTTAACCGTAAATGCACAACGCCAATTTATCCCCGGAAGTCATGGTACTGATGGTGTCTTAACAGTTAATGGACAAAATGCCGATCTTAAAACCACCTTGCAAGAAGGAGATAATTTAGAGATCCACAAAGGTAGTAATGGACAATCGCCAATTGTTACACTCACCACCCTCTTGCAACCAGAACATTATCTTGATATTCAAGTTAACGGACAAAAGTATCAAATTGAACCCTTACTATTTGTCAATGCTACTCCAGCTAGCAGCGACCAAGTACTATTGGACGGCGACTGTGTAGAAATTAAGCCGCTTACAACCATTACTGATTTATTAAGTAGCCCATTTATCAATAATTATTTAAGCCAACATCCTTTTACCATAAATAACGAAGAAGTTATCCATACTAGCTATCCCGAAATTTTGGTTAACGAACAGCCCAGCAAGCTTACTACACCGCTAACAGCGTCAGATAAGCTAACAATTGTTAAAGCAAAACAACCAAACTTAACAGAAATTCTCGCCTTAAATAGTGATGCTGATCAAATAAAAGTATATTTCGGGGAACATGAACTAGCGATA from Succinispira mobilis DSM 6222 includes:
- a CDS encoding S1C family serine protease produces the protein MQKKILLLLVIIMLIVAGCTKAPAAENKPAVAPKSTGVANLDASKAKANENISAARQTPIVQVAHKVGPAVVGITNKGLVRDIFNRQVMVEQGTGSGVIFDASGLIVTNYHVVANAREIAVSLTDGRSVAGKVLGVDPATDLAVVKISAENLPVAEFGDSDSVLVGEPAIAIGNPLGLEFKGSVTVGVISALNRSLDIGERTFRLLQTDAAINPGNSGGALANADGKVIGINSAKINLSGVEGIGFAIPINAAKPILAALVEKGRVLRAYLGVGLIDRDLAAKYGYEFPLKQGILVARVDSEGPAYQAGLRKDDVIISLAGNSVNSVKELRSILDKLKVGSTVGMDIVRQGVVQTLDVTLTEMPLGE
- a CDS encoding lysine exporter LysO family protein translates to MLYGIFFSLLLGLGLGMMALDQSHRAVIEVITTISLTIMVFCAGVAIGETEDLLLKLKKNFVVLLIVPTACVFGSVVAAIVAARLLHMPVRDMLIVTCSLGWYSLATIVVTKLHSVELGTIAFLSNFMREFASFFVIPLIVRCFRNKLLCIPTSGAATMDSLLPIIIQLTNPAVGVVAFVNGVILSVLVPIFLQILLN
- a CDS encoding Tex family protein is translated as MKEKNTLILAKELSLSAEQVAATIKLLDEGNTVPFIARYRKEMTHELDEEKIRTIQERINYLRNLDKRREEIIASISQQEKLTPELELAITNTSKLQELEDLYLPYKPKKRTRAQIAREKGLQPLADLLLQQSLSYDELVAQTETFLDVEAGLETIEIAWQTACDIIAEQISETASLRDFIRRQFWRDSKLTAELNPESEFANDFLNYQDFSKEVRFLPSHQILALNRGENKQALKLKFIHVNDLILNIVNNKIITNADFALKELLLNTVLDSYKRLIVPALERELRNELTDRAEKQAISVFSRNLRQLLLQTPLQTKAMLGLDPGYRTGCKVAVIDNSGKVLATSTVYLTHSSEQKQRGQDLLLKYIQEFDVSLIAIGNGTASFETQEAVAEIIEQHNLTVSYIIANEAGASVYSASKLAKDELPDLDVSLRGAVSIARRIQDPLAELVKIEPKAIGVGQYQHDVNQKELAESLTTVVESCVNHVGVELNTASAELLTYIAGIQNSVAKNIVAWRNENGRFKNRRQLLKVPRLGNSAFTQAAGFLRIKESEHPLDNTPIHPESYPLAEAIIQQLGFSLKKNQVLPSELSQLAATANAEQIAQSLEAGLPTVRDILAALAKPGRDPRADMPAPLTRKNITKLSELQIGSIVTGTVHNVTDFGVFVDIGIKINGLIHKSELSYKPFKHPLDIVSVGDIIECLILGIDEPRKRISLSLKQVKAQTLQSV
- a CDS encoding cell division protein FtsA; this translates as MMPANLLFALDIGTRNVVGIVAEVVGNKINILASERLEHQTRAMLDGQIHDIPQVVLVIKEIKEKLEAKLNASLTKATVAAAGRALLTIESTAELETYSTKPLTLEMEQSLEILAVQNAQQQLAKNNLNNLQQNYYCVGYNVSNYLLDDNQLATLVGQRGALAKINIIATFLPKQVVDSLETALSQSGLQLGGITLEPIAAINFLIPPTMRHLNIALIDIGAGTSDIAITAQNSVIGFGMVPCAGDEITEALSQHYLLDFNDAELIKRDISSGCETVEITDILGYSTAVTCEEVVGNITPTINELADKLTQEILRLNNKVPQAVILIGGGALTPHLPDYISEKLALPKNKIGIRQPLAGNVFTEIPTDLMTPEAITPLGILKLANSNYLNFISITINNQLYRIFNLGTLTVGDALLAIGLDVKTMKGRPGLGIALTVNAQRQFIPGSHGTDGVLTVNGQNADLKTTLQEGDNLEIHKGSNGQSPIVTLTTLLQPEHYLDIQVNGQKYQIEPLLFVNATPASSDQVLLDGDCVEIKPLTTITDLLSSPFINNYLSQHPFTINNEEVIHTSYPEILVNEQPSKLTTPLTASDKLTIVKAKQPNLTEILALNSDADQIKVYFGEHELAINKFFSKFTVNNQEATPEQLISDHSLISYERVPRNLIVSDILEAADFKPQELPVGKNVTVYLNNKAATLIQPIKNGDEVTVVVSDL
- a CDS encoding LysO family transporter, with translation MEIVFISMFLGILLGLSKRLSEKNVALLSQLAQYSLFAMLISLGAIIGSDSSLVSKLDILGAKSLLIAALSMFFGVLILAITLKIFKQGDNL
- a CDS encoding Fur family transcriptional regulator codes for the protein MTENITELLRNNGYKVTPQRLAIYEALCATKEHPKAETLFVKLQPTYPTMSLATVYKTIDILKKIGKIRVLNTGEDSFRYDADITSHHHVQCTVCGRVDDVYEAVDQKALKKIEKQTGYTITEQRVYFFGKCAKCNK
- a CDS encoding MBL fold metallo-hydrolase, which gives rise to MWKVMGIIDNFKIYSLASGSKGNCLLVTAGETKILVDMGISCRKLQSKLAEIGCAIGDLTGVVITHEHQDHVAGLRVFMKNYDINVFAKNNTWRGMKCWGELRRNFCQVLPETMLLGQVVVDSFAIPHDAAEPVGFNFNWGNKKCSVVTDIGFPSNLIKEKLRNTDYLVLESNHDLEMLNTGFYPEVLKQRIKSNRGHLSNVDAGWLLNELVADKPMRVLLAHLSQENNLPSLALNTVAEILKKQDNRHKIDLKVASQEKIVIL